From a region of the Alnus glutinosa chromosome 1, dhAlnGlut1.1, whole genome shotgun sequence genome:
- the LOC133873149 gene encoding ribosomal RNA-processing protein 14-C-like isoform X2: MKKKKQNPVTDSKPDADLKSIIHQHSLFFDKLVELIPAKFYLPNDDKDRPWFQGLSKAKKASAKKESRENIKKARRDRLDPEKSSTTTLDLLKQSLEKEKLNESGDEEIEIKPMLSGLEGNDRQVTLEELRLRLHQKIEQSRAIRNPEVSNRAKKRSGIDSKKGIQQKKRKREFVSEEKKPATSSSADKVEKDIVEASKGLAFGHVKLGNEEEHGKKKKAKLSKFKELERAKKLEEAKKDPGKGEIISKKHSWKAATNRAAGMKVHDDPSLLKRSIQKEKKRHQKNAEKWKERLQTTVKMKAEKQQKRSENISHRIQDKKMRRIAKREKKLMRPGFEGRKEGFINEGASS, from the coding sequence atgaagaaaaagaagcaaaatccTGTAACTGATTCCAAACCTGAtgctgatttgaagtctatcatTCATCAGCATTCTCTGTTCTTTGACAAGTTAGTTGAGTTAATCCCTGCAAAGTTCTATTTACCCAATGATGATAAGGATAGGCCATGGTTTCAGGGCCTCAGCAAGGCCAAAAAAGCTTCGGCAAAGAAGGAATCAAGGGAGAACATTAAGAAGGCTCGAAGAGATCGTTTGGATCCAGAAAAGTCTTCCACAACAACCCTTGATTTATTAAAGCAAAGCTTGGAGAAGGAAAAATTGAATGAAAGCGGCGATGAGGAAATTGAGATTAAACCTATGCTGTCTGGCCTTGAAGGTAATGATCGGCAGGTGACGTTAGAGGAACTTCGGCTACGGCTGCATCAAAAAATCGAACAGTCCCGAGCAATTCGGAATCCTGAAGTTTCAAACAGAGCAAAGAAGAGGAGTGGGATAGACAGCAAGAAAGGAATTCAGCAGAAGAAGCGCAAGAGAGAGTTTGTTTCTGAAGAAAAGAAACCAGCAACTAGTAGTTCTGCAGATAAAGTGGAGAAGGATATAGTAGAAGCTTCAAAGGGACTCGCATTTGGTCATGTCAAACTTGGGAATGAGGAAGAGcatggaaagaagaaaaaggcaaaaCTTTCAAAGTTTAAGGAGCTTGAAAGGGCAAAGAAGTTGGAAGAAGCGAAGAAAGATCCTGGGAAAGGTGAGATTATCTCGAAGAAGCATTCGTGGAAAGCAGCAACAAATAGAGCAGCCGGGATGAAGGTTCATGATGATCCCAGCCTGTTGAAAAGGAGCAtacaaaaggagaagaagaggcATCAGAAGAATGCTGAGAAATGGAAGGAGAGGCTGCAGACCACAGTGAAGATGAAAGCAGAGAAACAGCAAAAGAGATCAGAAAATATATCACATAGGATTCAAGACAAGAAAATGCGGAGAATtgcaaaaagagagaaaaagctAATGCGTCCAGGATTTGAAGGTAGAAAGGAAGGTTTTATTAATGAAGGTGCCTCCTCCTAA
- the LOC133873149 gene encoding ribosomal RNA-processing protein 14-C-like isoform X1, with amino-acid sequence MKKKKQNPVTDSKPDADLKSIIHQHSLFFDKLVELIPAKFYLPNDDKDRPWFQGLSKAKKASAKKESRENIKKARRDRLDPEKSSTTTLDLLKQSLEKEKLNESGDEEIEIKPMLSGLEGNDRQVTLEELRLRLHQKIEQSRAIRNPEVSNRAKKRSGIDSKKGIQQKKRKREFVSEEKKPATSSSADKVEKDIVEASKGLAFGHVKLGNEEEHGKKKKAKLSKFKELERAKKLEEAKKDPGKGEIISKKHSWKAATNRAAGMKVHDDPSLLKRSIQKEKKRHQKNAEKWKERLQTTVKMKAEKQQKRSENISHRIQDKKMRRIAKREKKLMRPGFEGRKEGFINEGKIKKEKRL; translated from the exons atgaagaaaaagaagcaaaatccTGTAACTGATTCCAAACCTGAtgctgatttgaagtctatcatTCATCAGCATTCTCTGTTCTTTGACAAGTTAGTTGAGTTAATCCCTGCAAAGTTCTATTTACCCAATGATGATAAGGATAGGCCATGGTTTCAGGGCCTCAGCAAGGCCAAAAAAGCTTCGGCAAAGAAGGAATCAAGGGAGAACATTAAGAAGGCTCGAAGAGATCGTTTGGATCCAGAAAAGTCTTCCACAACAACCCTTGATTTATTAAAGCAAAGCTTGGAGAAGGAAAAATTGAATGAAAGCGGCGATGAGGAAATTGAGATTAAACCTATGCTGTCTGGCCTTGAAGGTAATGATCGGCAGGTGACGTTAGAGGAACTTCGGCTACGGCTGCATCAAAAAATCGAACAGTCCCGAGCAATTCGGAATCCTGAAGTTTCAAACAGAGCAAAGAAGAGGAGTGGGATAGACAGCAAGAAAGGAATTCAGCAGAAGAAGCGCAAGAGAGAGTTTGTTTCTGAAGAAAAGAAACCAGCAACTAGTAGTTCTGCAGATAAAGTGGAGAAGGATATAGTAGAAGCTTCAAAGGGACTCGCATTTGGTCATGTCAAACTTGGGAATGAGGAAGAGcatggaaagaagaaaaaggcaaaaCTTTCAAAGTTTAAGGAGCTTGAAAGGGCAAAGAAGTTGGAAGAAGCGAAGAAAGATCCTGGGAAAGGTGAGATTATCTCGAAGAAGCATTCGTGGAAAGCAGCAACAAATAGAGCAGCCGGGATGAAGGTTCATGATGATCCCAGCCTGTTGAAAAGGAGCAtacaaaaggagaagaagaggcATCAGAAGAATGCTGAGAAATGGAAGGAGAGGCTGCAGACCACAGTGAAGATGAAAGCAGAGAAACAGCAAAAGAGATCAGAAAATATATCACATAGGATTCAAGACAAGAAAATGCGGAGAATtgcaaaaagagagaaaaagctAATGCGTCCAGGATTTGAAGGTAGAAAGGAAGGTTTTATTAATGAAG ggaaaattaagaaagaaaaaaggctaTGA
- the LOC133873167 gene encoding membrane protein PM19L, which yields MAVGRTIAAPLLFINLLMYLLVVGFASWCLNRFINGQTNHPSFGGNGATMFFLLFALLAGVIGVVSKFLGGYHIRSWRNESLAAAGSTAVVAWAVTVLAFGLACKEIHVGGHRGWRLKVVEAFIIILTFTQLLYVLLLHAGIISSKYGPGHRDGDYARGPTTGGEPVHKGGATATAGSRVV from the exons ATGGCGGTGGGAAGGACCATAGCAGCTCCTCTGCTGTTTATAAACTTGCTCATGTACCTTCTCGTGGTGGGTTTTGCTAGCTGGTGTCTTAACAGGTTTATCAATGGCCAGACCAACCATCCTa GTTTTGGGGGCAATGGGGCGACAATGTTCTTCTTGTTGTTCGCCTTATTGGCTGGTGTTATTGGAGTAGTATCAAAGTTCCTGGGAGGCTACCATATCAGATCTTGGAGGAACGAGAGCCTAGCCGCAGCAGGATCGACAGCAGTAGTGGCATGGGCCGTGACTGTGCTAGCTTTTGG GTTGGCGTGCAAGGAGATACACGTAGGAGGGCACAGAGGATGGAGGCTGAAGGTAGTGGAGGCATTCATAATTATTCTGACATTCACCCAATTGTTGTACGTTTTGTTGCTTCATGCCGGGATAATCAGCAGCAAATACGGCCCCGGTCACCGCGACGGAGATTATGCCAGGGGCCCAACAACCGGCGGTGAACCGGTGCACAAGGGTGGTGCTACTGCAACTGCTGGTTCTAGGGTCGTTTAA
- the LOC133873178 gene encoding histone-lysine N-methyltransferase family member SUVH9-like yields the protein MGSLIPFQDLNVLPDPPTTTTAMLTPKIEPKLEPLDEPLENLQPTPQQQHLQQTSQGSFFSSTTPDNYSNSENAPQPSGISSSEDNVYSEFFRVSELFRSAFAKRLQSYGDVIDPDSRAIVPVPQDSNALESINHNSNNQVSNDVVSRRRSHHQRSGELVRVTDLGMEDQRYFRDVVRRTRMIYDSLRVFSMMEDEKRRLGDPGLSRRLRGDLRAASVMRDRGLWLNRDKRIVGSIPGVYIGDLFFFRMELCVVGLHGQAQAGIDYVPVSQSSNGEPIATSIIVSGGYEDDEDAGDVIVYTGHGGQDKFSKQCVHQKLEGGNLALERSMHYGIEVRVIRGIKYEGGVTSKVYVYDGLYRIFDCWFDVGKSGFGVYKYKLVRIDGQAEMGSAVMRFAQSLRTSPLAARPVGYLSLDISMKKENVPVLLFNDIDADQEPMYYDYLVKTVFPPFAFHQTGNGTGCDCVSGCVDDCFCAIKNGGEFSYDHNGILVRGKPLVFECGPFCRCPPSCRNRVTQKGLRNRLEVFRSRETGWGVRSLDLIQAGAFICEYAGVVLTRDQAQIFSMNGDTLIYPNRFSSRWAEWGDLSQIFTDYVRPSYPLVPPLDFAMDVSRMRNVACYISHSTTPNVLVQFVLYDHNNLMFPHLMLFAMENIPPLRELSLDYGVADEWTGKLSICN from the coding sequence ATGGGCTCTCTTATCCCCTTCCAAGACCTCAATGTCCTCCCAGACCCACCCACCACCACAACTGCGATGCTAACCCCCAAAATCGAGCCAAAGCTGGAACCGTTGGACGAGCCGCTAGAGAATCTCCAACCAACGCCGCAACAGCAGCATCTTCAACAAACTTCTCAGGGCTCGTTCTTTTCCAGCACTACCCCTGACAATTACTCGAATTCCGAAAATGCCCCTCAACCGTCGGGCATTTCCTCCTCCGAGGACAACGTGTACTCCGAATTCTTCCGCGTTTCGGAGCTCTTCCGCTCCGCCTTCGCGAAGCGCCTGCAGAGCTACGGCGACGTTATCGACCCCGATTCACGCGCCATCGTCCCGGTCCCACAAGATAGTAACGCCCTCGAGAGCATCAACCACAACAGCAACAACCAGGTCtcaaacgacgtcgtttcgcgGAGGCGGTCCCACCACCAGCGCTCGGGGGAGCTGGTGCGCGTGACCGATCTCGGCATGGAGGACCAGCGGTACTTTCGTGACGTCGTTCGGCGGACGCGCATGATCTACGACTCGCTGCGCGTGTTCTCCATGATGGAGGACGAGAAGCGCCGGCTCGGAGATCCGGGCCTCAGCCGGAGGCTCCGTGGTGATCTCCGCGCCGCCTCCGTCATGCGCGACCGCGGCCTCTGGCTCAACCGTGACAAGCGCATCGTCGGCTCCATCCCGGGGGTCTACATCGGCGATCTCTTCTTCTTCCGGATGGAGCTCTGCGTGGTCGGCTTGCACGGCCAGGCACAAGCGGGAATCGACTACGTCCCCGTCAGCCAGAGCTCCAACGGCGAGCCTATTGCCACCAGTATCATCGTCTCCGGCGGGTACGAGGACGACGAGGACGCCGGGGATGTGATCGTCTATACTGGCCACGGCGGGCAGGACAAGTTCTCGAAGCAATGCGTGCACCAGAAGCTGGAAGGTGGGAATTTAGCTTTGGAGAGAAGCATGCATTACGGGATTGAAGTGAGGGTTATCAGAGGGATCAAATACGAGGGGGGCGTGACGAGTAAGGTCTATGTTTACGATGGCTTGTATAGAATTTTCGATTGTTGGTTCGATGTGGGCAAGTCTGGTTTTGGGGTTTACAAGTACAAGCTGGTGAGAATAGATGGGCAGGCGGAGATGGGTAGCGCCGTTATGAGGTTTGCTCAGAGTCTTAGGACTAGTCCCTTGGCGGCGAGGCCTGTGGGTTATCTTAGCCTCGATATCTCGATGAAGAAGGAGAATGTGCCGGTGTTGCTCTTCAATGACATTGATGCTGATCAGGAACCCATGTATTATGACTATCTTGTGAAGACGGTGTTTCCGCCATTTGCGTTTCATCAGACGGGGAACGGTACTGGGTGTGATTGCGTTTCGGGTTGTGTGGATGATTGCTTTTGTGCTATCAAGAATGGGGGAGAGTTTTCCTATGATCACAATGGGATTCTTGTGAGAGGGAAGCCTCTGGTTTTTGAATGTGGGCCCTTTTGTAGGTGCCCTCCTTCTTGCCGGAACCGCGTAACACAGAAAGGGTTGAGAAATAGGTTGGAAGTGTTTAGGTCGAGGGAGACGGGTTGGGGAGTTAGGTCCTTGGATTTGATACAAGCTGGTGCTTTTATATGTGAATATGCCGGGGTGGTTCTGACGAGGGATCAAGCCCAAATTTTTTCCATGAATGGTGATACTTTGATTTATCCCAATCGGTTTTCAAGTAGATGGGCAGAATGGGGGGATTTGTCTCAGATATTCACTGATTATGTGCGCCCCTCGTATCCCTTAGTTCCTCCTTTGGATTTTGCAATGGATGTGTCGAGAATGAGGAACGTTGCTTGTTATATAAGCCATAGTACAACTCCGAATGTGTTGGTGCAGTTTGTGCTATATGATCACAATAACTTGATGTTCCCTCACCTTATGCTGTTTGCAATGGAGAACATCCCTCCTTTGAGGGAGCTCAGCCTTGATTACGGCGTGGCTGATGAATGGACAGGGAAGCTGTCTATCTGTAACTGA